A region of Asterias amurensis chromosome 20, ASM3211899v1 DNA encodes the following proteins:
- the LOC139952279 gene encoding NIPA-like protein 2, whose amino-acid sequence MDPNSVMIIIGACLAIGGNLLISISMNVQKYALTRLENQGFHAETSHAYLTSKLWWLGIFMMVVGEIGNFMAYGFGPASVVAPLGTTTVVANVYIAIVFLGEKLRSRDILGTYLIIVGAFLIVVFSSQNNTRLSAPQIHEHLLNPVFLIYLATEVIIFIAVNIVVHRYGSLHVILFILPAAILASLTVIGSKAVSGMITLTASGQSQVGYPVFYIMIIVIVITGVAQIRYVTRAMQAFQATVVVPTFFVFFTVSAILAGIFFYGEFNGLTFVQIVMFLFGCFCSFLGVFFITQNRDGNGAPPLDSQYQTRPPQKLLPVCQFPCTSYLVQPPSSEDETDSHDGKPKEMETIEEEADKNDEGELIGNGTGKTLFNPQLQMTGLHSRGKQSLKPTDFTNGDEPAGASTSAEIHNT is encoded by the exons ATGGATCCAAATTCTGTG ATGATCATCATCGGTGCTTGTTTAGCCATCGGTGGTAATCTACTCATCAGTATCTCCATGAACGTACAG AAATATGCCTTGACGAGACTAGAAAACCAAGGCTTCCATGCAGAGACCAGCCACGCCTACCTAACCAGCAAGTTATGGTGGCTCGGTATCTTCATGATGGTGGTTGGTGAAATCGGCAACTTTATGGCGTACGGTTTCGGCCCGGCGTCAGTGGTTGCCCCGTTAGGCACAACCACTGTTGTTG CAAATGTTTACATCGCAATTGTCTTCTTGGGTGAAAAACTACGATCTCGAGATATATTAG GAACTTATTTAATTATCGTTGGTGCTTTCCTCATCGTTGTCTTTTCATCCCAG AACAATACTAGATTATCAGCACCTCAGATACATGAGCATCTCCTAAACCCGGTGTTTCTTATATACTTG gcGACGGAGGTCATAATTTTTATAGCAGTTAATATTGTAGTACACCGCTACGGTTCCCttcatgttattttatttattctacCAGCTGCCATTCTAG cTTCTTTGACCGTGATTGGTTCCAAGGCAGTATCTGGTATGATAACGCTCACTGCCTCAGGTCAGAGCCAGGTTGGATATCCAGTCTTTTACATTATGATCATCGTTATTGTTATAACGGGCGTGGCACAAATAAG ATATGTAACGAGGGCTATGCAAGCATTCCAGGCCACTGTAGTAGTACCAACCTTCTTTGTCTTCTTCACAGTCAGTGCAATATTAGCAG GTATATTTTTCTACGGTGAATTCAACGGCTTAACTTTTGTACAAATAGTGATGTTCCTTTTTGG gtgcTTTTGCTCATTTCTTGGAGTGTTCTTCATCACCCAGAACAGAGACGGAAATGGGGCTCCACCATTAGACTCTCAGTATCAAACAAGGCCCCCGCAGAAACTAT TACCCGTTTGTCAGTTTCCGTGCACCAGTTATTTGGTTCAACCACCGAGCTCCGAGGACGAGACAGATTCACACGACGGCAAACCAAAAGAAATGGAAACAATTGAGGAGGAAGCAGATAAGAATGACGAAGGAGAG CTGATTGGGAACGGCACAGGTAAAACACTCTTCAACCCTCAACTACAGATGACTGGTCTGCATTCCAGGGGTAAACAGTCGCTCAAACCTACAGATTTCACCAACGGGGATGAACCGGCGGGGGCTTCAACCTCTGCAGAAATTCACAATACGTGA